A part of Balneola sp. genomic DNA contains:
- a CDS encoding DUF3526 domain-containing protein, with protein MIFYIAKKEMKEIRRSKSFLWMAVIIVLMGGSSFFLSYNHYTDKEEQRELARVGERERWLGQGSKNPHSAAHYGTYAFKPNSALSLVDPGVEKFTGVSVFLESHARNEAEQVAAADQTGLSRFGDITPDFILLFIIPLIIIIMSHQTITRERQAQTLRLIKMQGVSNFQFIVGKWLGNYLPIVVLSTIIFVLATLTITLVNATFDWSFIVAMAVIYLVYFAIITSISVSISALSKNSGISLVVLLVFWIVSCLAIPKIASSYTNGEYPYPSRQQFQNAVAEDKSKGIDGHDPWNEASKKLEQETLQTYQVSSLEELPFNFDAYRMQKGEEHEAQVYYKHYENLKAVYKQQSEVYRRLAVFSPFLPVRFMSMSLAHTDYSTHWNFTDEAEKHRIEMQRILNTNFAENSKLGEWSYRADESLLAEIPEFEFEFPGFSETIQENRSNIFVLALWSMASIGFLFIASTRL; from the coding sequence ATGATTTTTTATATAGCAAAAAAGGAGATGAAGGAAATTAGGCGGTCTAAGTCATTCCTGTGGATGGCCGTTATCATTGTTTTGATGGGAGGGAGCTCTTTTTTCCTAAGCTATAATCATTACACTGATAAGGAAGAACAACGCGAATTAGCACGTGTAGGTGAAAGAGAGCGCTGGCTGGGACAGGGAAGTAAAAATCCCCATAGTGCGGCTCACTATGGCACCTATGCTTTTAAGCCTAACTCTGCATTATCATTAGTTGATCCGGGCGTGGAAAAATTCACGGGCGTATCGGTTTTCCTTGAATCACATGCGCGAAACGAAGCCGAACAGGTTGCCGCCGCAGATCAGACCGGCCTTTCTCGATTTGGAGATATTACTCCCGATTTTATCCTGCTGTTTATAATCCCGCTGATCATCATAATCATGTCTCACCAAACAATTACGAGGGAGAGACAGGCACAAACACTCCGGCTCATAAAGATGCAGGGAGTTAGCAATTTTCAATTTATTGTGGGAAAATGGTTAGGGAACTACCTGCCAATAGTAGTTTTATCAACGATCATTTTTGTACTAGCAACCCTCACGATTACACTGGTTAATGCTACCTTCGATTGGAGTTTTATTGTTGCAATGGCTGTGATCTACCTGGTTTACTTTGCCATTATAACCAGTATTTCTGTTTCTATTTCAGCACTTAGCAAAAACTCTGGGATTTCACTGGTTGTTCTTTTAGTGTTTTGGATTGTAAGCTGTCTTGCGATTCCAAAAATCGCGAGTAGCTATACAAATGGGGAATACCCTTATCCAAGCAGGCAGCAGTTTCAAAATGCAGTTGCAGAAGATAAAAGCAAAGGTATAGATGGGCATGATCCCTGGAATGAAGCATCCAAAAAGCTTGAACAGGAAACCCTGCAAACATACCAGGTATCATCACTGGAAGAGTTGCCGTTCAACTTTGATGCATATCGCATGCAAAAAGGGGAGGAACATGAAGCTCAGGTTTACTACAAACACTATGAGAATTTAAAAGCAGTATACAAGCAGCAGTCTGAGGTATATAGACGGTTGGCAGTTTTTTCTCCTTTTCTTCCTGTTCGGTTTATGTCAATGTCGCTGGCACATACCGATTATTCCACGCACTGGAATTTTACGGATGAAGCCGAGAAGCATCGTATAGAGATGCAGAGAATACTCAACACTAATTTTGCAGAAAATTCAAAACTAGGAGAGTGGAGTTATCGAGCGGATGAATCCTTGTTGGCCGAGATACCAGAATTCGAATTCGAGTTCCCAGGTTTCTCGGAAACTATCCAGGAAAACCGTTCAAATATCTTCGTTTTAGCCTTGTGGTCCATGGCTTCTATTGGTTTCCTATTCATCGCCTCAACACGTTTATAA
- a CDS encoding ABC transporter ATP-binding protein: protein MLQTKNLTKKYNETVALNNLNLSIEKGEIFCLLGANGAGKTTTINLLMNFIQPTSGEAFINGLEVTKNSIETKKHLAYIPENLVLYNELTGLENLEYFLGLAGIKYANDDLEAYLMEAGLQSEAFNNRVKTYSKGMRQKIGIALAIAKNATVLLLDEPTSGLDPKASNEFSELLIRLSEHKVATLMATHDLFRAKETGTHIGIMKAGDLLENISTDSITHSELEELYLNQINN from the coding sequence ATGCTTCAAACTAAAAACTTAACTAAGAAATATAACGAGACCGTTGCCCTGAATAACCTAAATCTGAGTATTGAAAAGGGTGAAATATTCTGTCTCTTAGGAGCTAATGGAGCAGGAAAAACCACCACCATTAATCTCCTGATGAACTTCATTCAGCCAACATCTGGTGAGGCATTTATTAATGGGTTGGAGGTGACTAAAAACTCGATAGAAACAAAAAAACATCTCGCTTATATCCCAGAAAATCTTGTGCTATATAATGAATTAACAGGGTTAGAGAATCTGGAATATTTTCTAGGCTTAGCGGGCATTAAGTATGCTAATGATGACTTAGAGGCATATTTAATGGAAGCAGGTTTACAGAGCGAAGCATTTAACAATCGGGTCAAAACCTATTCTAAAGGCATGAGGCAAAAGATTGGAATTGCTTTGGCCATAGCAAAAAATGCTACGGTTTTGCTATTGGATGAACCTACCTCGGGTCTTGATCCAAAGGCAAGTAATGAATTTTCGGAACTCCTTATTCGGCTTAGCGAGCATAAGGTAGCTACACTCATGGCAACTCATGATTTATTTCGAGCGAAGGAAACGGGTACGCATATAGGAATTATGAAAGCAGGAGACCTGCTGGAAAATATCTCTACAGACTCGATCACTCACAGTGAACTTGAAGAACTCTATTTAAACCAGATAAATAACTGA